A DNA window from Rhizobium jaguaris contains the following coding sequences:
- a CDS encoding sarcosine oxidase subunit delta, whose translation MASLITCPHCGARPKEEFTIRGSASVVRPAPSAPDDDWHRYVYVRDNARGRILEYWHHAAGCRRWLIVDRSNITHEVFSVIDAADKAREAAK comes from the coding sequence ATGGCAAGCTTGATCACCTGCCCGCATTGCGGCGCGCGCCCGAAAGAAGAATTCACCATTCGCGGCTCTGCATCCGTCGTCCGCCCGGCGCCATCAGCGCCGGATGACGACTGGCATCGCTATGTCTACGTCCGCGATAATGCGCGTGGGCGCATTCTCGAATATTGGCATCACGCGGCCGGTTGCCGCCGCTGGCTGATCGTCGATCGCAGCAATATCACGCACGAGGTCTTCTCCGTCATCGATGCCGCGGACAAGGCGCGGGAGGCGGCGAAATGA
- a CDS encoding sarcosine oxidase subunit alpha family protein, with product MTAYRLSSGGLINRSRPLSFKFDGKNMKGMEGDTLAAALLANDTMLVGRSFKYHRPRGILTAGSAEPNALVTIGKDGRVEPNTRATVAELYQGMTAVSQNRWPSLKYDFAAINGLFSPFFGAGFYYKTFMWPAAFWEKVYEPLIRRAAGLGKAAMQADPDRYEKAWAHCDLLVIGSGPTGLMAALTAARAGLRVILADEGFRLGGSLLTERLSIGGVSADAFVHTTLDELQSFENVTLMPRTTVFGWYDGNVFGAVEKVQKHVAMPSPDLPVERLWRIVAKRAILATGAEERPLVFGGNDKPGVMMAGAMRSYLNRYGVVAGQRVAVFTNGGSGYRTASDLAAEGVEITAIIDTRSASSDPAPQGVRVIHAGTIQATKGRHRISGVIADRGGLDELIACDALAMSGGWSPIIHLACQRGAKPVWSEERQAFVAPTVGGELEIAGAANGIDSVSGCLVDGARKTGLVVESLGRTVHEAEMPEVEGDHDPSFAAIWHVPGAKNKAFVDFQNDVHTKDLGLALREGFGHAEHAKRYTTSGMATDQGKLGNVNAAGIIAGMRGVSPAAVGTTTFRPFYTPVSFGALAGTARDKHAQPVRESPLHGWAKKNGATFVEAGLWYRSAWFARPGEKGWRDSVDREVLNVRNNVGLCDVSTLGKIEVFGKDAAEFLNRLYSNAFLKLPIGKARYGLMLREDGMVFDDGTTSRLSPCHFFLTTTTAMAGEVMTHMEFCAQTLWPQLDVRFVSSSDQWAQMAIAGPKARLVLEQIIQDDISDEFFPFLAAAEVMLKGGLKGRLFRISFSGELAYELAVPAGFGEAVADAIMEAGRAHGICAYGVEALNVLRIEKGHVTHSELDGRTTPDDVGLGRMMATQKPDFIGKRLSTRFGLTAADRVQLIGLKPVDPTKEIRAGAHLLKEGAKPSTGNDQGHVSSACFSPVLGHFIALAFLKSGRERIGEHLVVWDGLRGEEVVAEVCNPVFVDPANKKLLG from the coding sequence ATGACAGCCTATCGTCTTTCCTCCGGCGGGCTCATCAATCGCAGCCGGCCGCTTTCGTTCAAGTTCGACGGCAAGAATATGAAGGGAATGGAGGGCGATACGCTTGCCGCCGCCCTTCTCGCCAACGACACAATGCTCGTTGGACGGAGCTTCAAATATCACCGTCCGCGCGGCATTCTGACGGCGGGCTCCGCCGAACCGAATGCGCTGGTGACGATCGGAAAAGATGGACGCGTGGAGCCGAACACTCGCGCCACCGTCGCCGAGCTCTATCAGGGCATGACTGCCGTCAGCCAGAACCGCTGGCCGTCGCTGAAGTACGACTTTGCCGCGATCAACGGCCTGTTCTCGCCCTTCTTCGGCGCCGGCTTCTACTACAAGACCTTCATGTGGCCGGCAGCTTTTTGGGAGAAGGTTTATGAACCACTGATCCGCCGCGCTGCCGGTCTTGGCAAGGCGGCCATGCAGGCCGATCCTGATCGCTATGAGAAGGCCTGGGCACATTGCGATCTGTTGGTGATCGGGTCAGGCCCGACCGGGCTGATGGCGGCGCTGACGGCGGCGCGCGCCGGACTGCGCGTCATCCTTGCCGACGAAGGATTTCGCCTGGGCGGATCATTGCTGACGGAGAGATTGTCGATCGGCGGCGTTTCCGCAGATGCTTTTGTGCATACAACGCTCGATGAACTCCAGAGCTTCGAGAATGTCACTTTGATGCCGCGCACCACCGTGTTCGGCTGGTATGACGGCAATGTCTTCGGCGCGGTCGAGAAAGTGCAGAAGCATGTGGCGATGCCGTCGCCCGATCTGCCGGTCGAGCGTCTTTGGCGCATCGTCGCCAAGCGCGCGATCCTGGCCACAGGCGCGGAAGAGCGGCCCCTGGTTTTCGGCGGCAATGACAAGCCCGGCGTGATGATGGCCGGCGCTATGCGCAGCTATCTCAACCGCTATGGCGTGGTGGCGGGACAAAGGGTGGCGGTGTTCACCAATGGCGGGTCCGGCTATCGCACGGCATCGGATCTGGCGGCGGAAGGCGTCGAGATAACGGCCATCATCGATACGCGCAGCGCCTCGTCCGATCCTGCACCGCAGGGCGTTCGCGTCATTCATGCCGGCACGATACAGGCCACGAAGGGCCGGCATCGCATCAGTGGCGTGATTGCCGATCGCGGCGGCCTGGACGAGCTCATCGCTTGCGATGCGCTTGCCATGTCGGGCGGCTGGTCGCCGATTATCCACCTTGCCTGTCAGCGTGGTGCAAAGCCCGTGTGGTCGGAAGAGAGGCAGGCCTTCGTGGCGCCGACGGTCGGTGGCGAACTGGAGATCGCGGGAGCCGCCAATGGCATCGACAGCGTTTCGGGCTGTCTTGTCGATGGCGCCAGAAAAACGGGACTGGTCGTCGAGAGTCTCGGTCGCACGGTGCATGAGGCTGAGATGCCGGAGGTCGAAGGCGATCACGATCCGTCCTTTGCGGCCATATGGCATGTGCCGGGCGCCAAGAACAAAGCCTTCGTCGACTTCCAGAACGATGTCCACACCAAGGATCTGGGCCTGGCCCTGCGCGAAGGTTTTGGTCATGCGGAGCACGCCAAACGCTATACGACAAGTGGCATGGCGACGGATCAGGGCAAACTCGGCAATGTCAACGCCGCAGGCATCATCGCCGGCATGCGCGGCGTCAGCCCGGCTGCCGTCGGCACGACGACATTCCGGCCTTTCTATACGCCCGTCTCGTTCGGCGCCCTCGCAGGCACGGCGCGCGACAAGCATGCGCAGCCGGTGCGGGAATCGCCGTTGCATGGCTGGGCTAAGAAAAATGGCGCAACTTTTGTCGAAGCCGGCCTTTGGTATCGCTCGGCCTGGTTTGCGCGCCCAGGCGAGAAGGGCTGGCGCGACAGCGTCGACCGCGAGGTCCTGAATGTCCGCAACAATGTCGGTCTTTGCGATGTCTCGACGCTCGGCAAGATCGAAGTGTTCGGCAAGGATGCGGCGGAGTTTCTCAATCGGCTCTATTCCAATGCCTTCCTGAAGCTGCCGATCGGCAAGGCGCGCTACGGGCTGATGCTGCGCGAGGACGGCATGGTGTTCGACGATGGCACGACCAGCCGGCTTTCGCCTTGCCATTTCTTCCTGACCACCACGACCGCGATGGCGGGCGAGGTCATGACCCATATGGAGTTTTGCGCCCAGACTCTTTGGCCGCAGCTCGACGTGCGGTTCGTCTCCTCGTCGGATCAATGGGCGCAGATGGCGATTGCCGGGCCGAAAGCGCGGCTGGTCCTGGAGCAGATTATCCAGGATGACATCTCCGACGAATTCTTCCCCTTCCTCGCCGCCGCAGAGGTGATGCTGAAGGGCGGGCTGAAGGGGCGCCTTTTCCGTATCTCCTTCTCCGGCGAACTGGCCTATGAACTGGCCGTTCCCGCCGGCTTCGGCGAAGCGGTGGCGGATGCGATCATGGAGGCGGGCAGGGCACATGGTATCTGTGCTTACGGGGTCGAAGCGCTGAATGTGCTCCGCATCGAGAAGGGGCATGTCACCCATAGCGAACTGGACGGCCGCACCACGCCCGACGATGTCGGCCTCGGTCGGATGATGGCGACGCAGAAGCCGGATTTCATAGGCAAGAGATTGTCGACCCGCTTCGGCCTCACCGCAGCCGATCGTGTCCAGCTTATCGGGCTGAAGCCGGTCGATCCCACCAAGGAAATTCGGGCAGGCGCGCATCTCCTGAAAGAAGGCGCCAAGCCTTCGACGGGCAATGACCAGGGCCATGTTTCTTCGGCTTGCTTCTCCCCGGTTCTCGGCCATTTCATCGCATTGGCTTTCCTCAAATCGGGCCGCGAGCGGATCGGCGAACATCTGGTCGTCTGGGATGGGCTGCGTGGCGAAGAGGTGGTTGCTGAGGTCTGCAATCCGGTCTTCGTCGATCCTGCCAACAAGAAACTTTTGGGATGA